From the genome of Haloarcula taiwanensis:
GTACCGCTCCTTCTCGGCCTCGGAGTAGGTGATTGTCCACGCCGGGCCGCCGGCAGCGGCGACGATATCCTCCAGCGGTGCCACTTCGAGCGGGCCGTCGTCACTCCCGACGTACACCGTTCCGTCCTCGACGAACGTCTCGTATCTGTCCATGGACAGCCCTCAGCGAACGAGTGTGTCAAGGTGTCCCACCACAATAGCCGTTGCCCCGTCTCGGACTGACTGGCAACGATCACGGTCGGCTTCGCCTTCACATCCTACCGTACTCGGGACACTGTCGGTCAGCACAACCGGTTTACAACTGTCGTCTGTCAGTGAGGATATGGTTGAGTTCGGACCACGCGACCGCGAGGCGGTCTACAAGTCCATCTATTCGCGACGGGACATCAGACGATTTGCCGCGGACTCCGTTCCCGAGGACGTACTGGCACGGATCCTCGATGCCGCACACAACGCGCCCAGCGTCGGGTTCTCGCAACCGTGGGATTTTGTCGTGATCGAGGACGAACAGACGAAGTCAGCGGTCGCCGCGATTGCCGAACGGGCGATAGCCGCCGCACGCGAAGGCTACGAGGAGCCGCGCAAATCGGATTTCGGCCAGTTGAAACTGGAGGGGATAACCGATGCCCCGGTGAACATCTGTGTTACCTGTGACCCCACGCGCGATGCGCCACACGTCCTCGGCCGGAATACGATGCAGCGAATGGATGTCTATTCGACGTGTCTCGCCGTACAGAACCTCTGGCTCGCTGCCCGTGCCGAGGGCATCGGTGTCGGCTGGGTCTCGTTTCTGTATCCCCACGAACTCCGTGAGGTGCTGAACATTCCACACCATGTTCAGCCTGTGGCCTACCTCTGTGTCGGCTACCCCGAAGACGGCTTCCCTGCGGAACCGGTACTGCAACAGGAAGGCTGGCGTAGTCGCATCGACAGAACGGAACTGGTCCATTACGGCGAGTGGGACTCCGGTCGGACGCCCGAAACGAAGTCCCAGCGGCGTCGGTAACCGAAGCCGCGTCGGTAGCACACGAGAATTTGAAGCCCGAGCGAGCGAAACCTCGGACTGGCTTCGAACTGTTTGCGTTGCGTCCAGACCTGTTCCACAGTTGATGGGCGTCTGACGGAGAGTTATGGGGTGTGAGCGTCTCCGTTCCGACAGTAACGCATGGCAGAGACCGAACAGATAACTGTCGCGACGACGAGCGCGGGGCCGGGTGGGACCGGGGAGCCGGGCGAGACGGTCAATCTCCCGGTGGTGGAACTGCTCACCGGCCGGGGGTTCATCACCGGCAAGAGCGGGTCCGGGAAGTCGAACACGGCGAGTGTCATCGCCGAGAAACTGCTGGACAACGGGTTCGGCCTGCTTATTGTCGACATCGATGGCGAGTACTACGGCCTGAAAGAGGAGTACGAGATCCTCCACGTTGGCGGTGACGAGGAGTGTGACATTCAGGTCACGGAGGACCACGCCGGCAAGATCGCCTCGCTGGCGCTGGAACAGAACGTCCCCATCATCCTCGACATCTCGTCGTTTCTCGACGAGGAAGAGGCCGAGACGCTGCTGACAGAGGTCGCAAAGCAACTGTTCGCCAAGGCCAAAAAGCAGAAACAGCCGTTCCTGATGCTCGTCGAGGAGTGCCACGAGTGGATGCCCGAGAAGGGGTCGATGGGCGAGGTCGGGAAGATGCTCATCAAAATCGGGAAGCGCGGCCGGAAACACGGGCTTGGCATCGTCGGCATCAGCCAGCGCCCCGCCGACGTGAAGAAAGACTACATCACCCAGTGCGACTGGCTCGTCTGGCATCGCCTGACCTGGAACAACGATACGAAGGTAGTCGGGCGCATCCTCGACAACAAGTACGCCGACGCCGTCGAAGACCTGGACGACGGCGAGGCGTTCATGATGAACGACTGGGCTGAGCAGGTCCGCAGGGTGCAGTTCCACCGCAAGCAGACCTTCGACGCCGGCGCGACGCCCGGCCTCGACGACTTCGAGCGCCCGGAACTCAAGTCCGTCAGCGACGACCTCGTCTCCGAACTGGAGACCATCAGCGAGGAACAACAGGAGACGGAGAACCGCATCAAGGAGCTCCGGGAGGAACTGGACAAGAAGAACTCCCGCATCGCCGAACTGGAGGCGGAACTGCAGGACGCCCGGGACCTCTCGCGGATGGCCGAGCAGTTCACCGAGGCGATGGTGGAGCAGGCTGAGGACTACAACCCCGGACGGACGGAACAGGAGAACATGCGCCGCAAGCGCGAGCGGTTCGCCGACCAATCTCCGTCGGACGGCGACGCAGACGCCGAGGATGAGGCGGACGCCGACGGTCCCCGCGACGAGCCCCCCGAACCAGACGAGACGGCCGATGCCACGTCGGGCGGCGGGTTCGGCGACG
Proteins encoded in this window:
- a CDS encoding ATPase, coding for MAETEQITVATTSAGPGGTGEPGETVNLPVVELLTGRGFITGKSGSGKSNTASVIAEKLLDNGFGLLIVDIDGEYYGLKEEYEILHVGGDEECDIQVTEDHAGKIASLALEQNVPIILDISSFLDEEEAETLLTEVAKQLFAKAKKQKQPFLMLVEECHEWMPEKGSMGEVGKMLIKIGKRGRKHGLGIVGISQRPADVKKDYITQCDWLVWHRLTWNNDTKVVGRILDNKYADAVEDLDDGEAFMMNDWAEQVRRVQFHRKQTFDAGATPGLDDFERPELKSVSDDLVSELETISEEQQETENRIKELREELDKKNSRIAELEAELQDARDLSRMAEQFTEAMVEQAEDYNPGRTEQENMRRKRERFADQSPSDGDADAEDEADADGPRDEPPEPDETADATSGGGFGDAFSAFAADDAAMNGGSASGGADATGSSADAKSVSAASNTDAEPASNGHADNAAVATNGDSPDSSAAGVPVNGRAETDIAEADDDALRAAIAEAVEAEQSAEVTGATDDEMPSDVDGPAVYADLRADIEELDRKTCRMLAYYREQGPGTPLNAHFSAGGSGDRTAAYARNRELRLRGLVEHVGRGKYDARLAALVREESDRGLDDDEVESVISRLESAFLDGDSE
- a CDS encoding 5,6-dimethylbenzimidazole synthase yields the protein MVEFGPRDREAVYKSIYSRRDIRRFAADSVPEDVLARILDAAHNAPSVGFSQPWDFVVIEDEQTKSAVAAIAERAIAAAREGYEEPRKSDFGQLKLEGITDAPVNICVTCDPTRDAPHVLGRNTMQRMDVYSTCLAVQNLWLAARAEGIGVGWVSFLYPHELREVLNIPHHVQPVAYLCVGYPEDGFPAEPVLQQEGWRSRIDRTELVHYGEWDSGRTPETKSQRRR